Proteins encoded in a region of the Raphanus sativus cultivar WK10039 chromosome 8, ASM80110v3, whole genome shotgun sequence genome:
- the LOC108823052 gene encoding anthranilate synthase beta subunit 1, chloroplastic → MAATTLSNSSCLLQPKSSSTTRLNPSSVFKPCPNPTRVSFSGKSRGHVVTRASIEMAHSNSTPSAVVNSSNKHKGPIIVIDNYDSFTYNLCQYMGELGCHYEVYRNDELTVEELKSKNPRGVLISPGPGTPQDSGISLQTVVELGPRVPLFGVCMGLQCIGEAFGGKIVRSPYGVMHGKSSMVHYDEKGEDGLFSGLSNPFLVGRYHSLVIEKDTFPSDELEVTAWTEDGLVMAARHRKYKHIQGVQFHPESIITTEGKTIVRNFIKLVEKKEAEKLC, encoded by the exons ATGGCGGCTACTACATTGTCCAACTCCTCTTGTCTTCTCCAACCAAAGTCCAGCTCCACCACTCGCCTAAACCCTTCTTCTGTCTTCAAGCCCTGTCCGAATCCGACCA GAGTTTCGTTTTCGGGGAAGAGTCGCGGACATGTCGTTACGAGAGCTTCGATCGAAATGGCGCATTCGAACTCGACGCCTTCCGCTGTTGTCAACTCCTCGAATAAGCACAAGGGTCCCATCATCGTGATTGATAATTACGACAGCTTCACCTACAATCTCTGCCAG TATATGGGAGAGCTAGGATGCCATTATGAAGTTTACCGCAATGATGAACTTACTGTGGAGGAACTCAAAAG TAAAAATCCAAGAGGGGTGCTGATTTCTCCTGGTCCTG GTACCCCACAAGACTCTGGGATCTCCTTACAAACTGTTGTGGAACTCGGACCACGTGTTCCTTTGTTTGGAGTATGTATGGGTTTGCAGTGTATAGGAGAAGCATTTGGAG GGAAGATTGTAAGGTCACCATATGGTGTAATGCATGGGAAAAGCTCCATGGTTCACTATGATGAGAAAGGAGAAGATGGCTTGTTCTCTGGATTATCTAA CCCTTTCCTTGTAGGTAGATATCACAGCCTCGTGATCGAAAAGGATACATTTCCCAGTGATGAACTCGAGGTTACAGCATGGACAGAAGATGGTTTGGTTATGGCGGCCCGACACAGGAAGTACAAGCATAtacag GGAGTTCAGTTTCATCCGGAGAGTATTATAACAACTGAAGGCAAGACAATTGTTCGCAATTTCATCAAACTTGTAGAGAAAAAGGAGGCTGAGAAGTTGTGTTGA
- the LOC108819770 gene encoding probable UDP-3-O-acyl-N-acetylglucosamine deacetylase 1, mitochondrial gives MILSVAVKAKKNSTLISLMLLSSFSSAASSSSSTVSLKPSGRLQQTLAAPVEVNGKALHSGKLSTVKLLPAIAGAGRCFEFRSRSIPASIEFAQESPLCTTLLKDGLRIRTVEHLLSALEAKGVDNCKIRIESDSPDDREVEVPIFDGSAKEWVDAIEEAGINVAQNHGGETVEKMVAHVNKPVYVCKNDSFVAAFPALETRITCGIDFPQVPAIGCQWFAWKPEHDSSYAKDIAPCRTFCVYEEVEKMREAGLIKGGSLDNAIVCSAEHGWMNPPLRFDNETCRHKILDLIGDLSLVAQGGNGGFPVAHVVAFKAGHALHTELARHLTIG, from the exons ATGATCCTCTCCGTCGCCGTCAAAGCCAAGAAGAACTCTACACTCATCTCTTTGATGCTACTATCCTCCTTCTCCTCCGCCGCGTCGTCCTCGTCATCAACAGTCTCCTTGAAACCA AGCGGGCGGTTACAACAAACTCTCGCGGCACCTGTGGAGGTGAACGGCAAGGCTCTGCATTCCGGCAAGCTTTCGACGGTGAAGCTACTTCCGGCGATCGCCGGAGCTGGGAGGTGCTTCGAGTTTCGCTCCAGATCAATCCCCGCGTCGATCGAGTTTGCTCAGGAGTCGCCTCTGTGCACAACGCTGTTGAAAGACGGTCTCAGGATCCGAACCGTCGAACACTTGTTGTCAGCTCTCGAGGCTAAGGGCGTTGATAATTGCAAAATTCGAATCGAGAGCGATAGTCCAGATGATCGGGAAGTCGAG GTCCCTATTTTTGATGGATCAGCCAAAGAATGGGTTGATGCGATCGAAGAAGCTGGCATAAACGTAGCTCAAAACCATGGTGGGGAAACTGTGGAGAAGATGGTAGCACATGTGAACAAGCCTGTGTACGTTTGCAAGAACGATTCTTTCGTAGCTGCATTCCCTGCTCTAGAGACTCGCATCACTTGTGGTATCGACTTCCCACAG GTGCCTGCTATAGGCTGCCAGTGGTTTGCTTGGAAACCTGAACATGACTCTTCCTATGCAAAAGATATTGCACCGTGTAGAACGTTTTGTGTCTATGAAGAG GTGGAGAAAATGCGTGAAGCAGGGCTCATTAAAGGAGGTTCTCTGGATAATGCAATCGTTTGTAG CGCGGAGCATGGATGGATGAACCCTCCTCTTCGGTTTGATAACGAAACATGTCGACATAAGATATTGGACCTTATCGGCGACCTCTCCCTTGTAGCACAGGGCGGAAATGGAGGATTCCCTGTGGCTCACGTAGTCGCATTTAAG GCGGGTCATGCACTACACACCGAGTTGGCACGTCATCTTACCATCGGCTGA